The Pelmatolapia mariae isolate MD_Pm_ZW linkage group LG10_11, Pm_UMD_F_2, whole genome shotgun sequence genome includes a region encoding these proteins:
- the pbx2 gene encoding pre-B-cell leukemia transcription factor 2 yields MLQQQQPLTGNGPSNGRGLGVSGHPGMHALNSVHQPSQHRPDGAESGLEGTENGHETRRDIGDILQQIMTITDQSLDEAQAKKHALNCHRMKPALFSVLCEIKEKTGLSMRNTQEEEPQDPQLVRLDNMLLAEGVAGPEKGGGAAAAVSAATSSGGMSPDSSLEHSDYKSKLSQIRSIYHTELEKYEQACTEFTTHVMNLLREQSRTRPVTPREIERMVGIIHRKFSSIQTQLKQSTCEAVMILRSRFLDARRKRRNFSKQATEVLNEYFYSHLSNPYPSEEAKEELAKQCGITVSQVSNWFGNKRIRYKKNIGKFQEEANLYAMKTALGARQGDDSPHTPNSTGSGSFSLSGSADLFLGVPPVNGEQSAYQMGVQANGNWQGRNSPPSGTSPHSDQSENSD; encoded by the exons atgttgcagcagcagcagcctctgaCGGGCAATGGGCCATCCAACGGCCGGGGACTCGGCGTGAGTGGCCACCCCGGGATGCACGCGCTCAACTCAGTTCACCAACCCTCCCAGCATCGGCCCGACGGAGCGGAGTCGGGCCTCGAGGGTACAGAGAACGGACATGAAACCCGCAGAGATATTGGGGACATACTGCAGCAGATAATGACTATCACCGACCAAAGTTTGGACGAGGCACAAGCAAA GAAACATGCGCTCAACTGTCACCGAATGAAACCCGCTTTGTTCAGCGTTTTGTGCGAGATCAAGGAAAAAACTG GCCTTTCAATGAGGAACACCCAGGAGGAAGAGCCTCAAGATCCTCAGCTGGTGCGACTGGACAACATGCTGCTGGCGGAGGGCGTAGCGGGGCCAGAGAAGGGTGGcggggctgctgctgctgtttctgctgccACCAGCTCTGGGGGGATGTCACCTGACAGCTCTCTCGAGCACTCCGACTACAAAAGCAAGTTGAGCCAGATTCGCAGTATCTACCACACTGAGCTGGAGAAGTATGAGCAG GCGTGCACCGAGTTCACCACCCATGTGATGAACCTGCTGAGGGAGCAGTCGCGCACACGGCCTGTGACTCCACGGGAGATTGAGCGGATGGTGGGCATCATCCACCGCAAATTCAGTTCGATCCAGACCCAGCTAAAGCAGAGCACCTGTGAGGCGGTCATGATACTGAGGTCCCGCTTTCTAGATGCAAG ACGCAAGAGGCGCAACTTCAGCAAACAGGCTACAGAGGTCCTCAATGAGTATTTTTACTCCCACTTGTCTAACCCATATCCCAGTGAAGAAGCCAAAGAGGAACTTGCCAAACAGTGTGGTATCACCGTCTCTCAG GTCTCCAACTGGTTTGGCAACAAGAGAATTCGCTACAAGAAAAACATTGGCAAGTTCCAAGAGGAAGCCAATCTCTACGCCATGAAAACAGCCTTGGGAGCTAGACAGGGCGATGATTCCCCACACACTCCCAATTCCACAG GGTCAGGGTCCTTCTCTCTGTCCGGATCAGCTGACCTGTTCCTCGGGGTTCCACCTGTGAACGGTGAACAGTCTGCCTACCAAATGGGAGTGCAG GCTAACGGAAACTGGCAGGGTCGAAACTCGCCCCCATCTGGCACCTCGCCTCATAGCGACCAGTCAGAAAACTCTGACTGA